In the Moraxella osloensis genome, AAAAATTGCTGAACTGCATCGAGCTGGGTGTCATTAAATTGCATTATATACCTCGATTATTTGGTATTTTTTTTGCTTATCGCTTATCAAAATTAAGGGCGGCAGCGCATGTATAGACCACCGCGCTGCATCACCAGTCCCATGAGTTCAAGCTCAATCAGCCAGCCCATAAGTGTCGCAATATCCGTGCCGGTCTTATCGACCAAGCTGTCTAAATCTTGCCCGACCCAATCGAGTTGATTAAGTAGTGTCTGCAAATGTGGCGCCACATCCATCGCCAATGGCGCTTGGAGCGGCTGGGTGTTTGATGCTGATTCGGACGGTAATTGAGGGCTACTGATGACTGCCTGTACAACTATCGGCGCTGTTTCAACCTCAGTGGCTTTGACAAGCGGCGATTTAAAAATTGATAAATCTTCCAAAATTTGTGAGGGATGATCGATCAAGGTCGCACCCTCACGAATCAATTGGTGGCAACCTTTGGCGTTGAGGTTATCAATATGACTAGGAATAGCAAAGACTTGTTTGCCTTGTTCATTGGCTTCTCTGGCAGTGATGAGCGAGCCGCTTTTGGCAGCGGCTTCTACAACCAAAGTTGCCAAACTTAGCCCAGCGACGAGCCGATTGCGCCTTGGAAAATGGTAACGATTGCTCGGCATATCAGGCAATAATTCACTAATGACGCAGCCACCTGACGCAATAATATGGGCTTTAAGGCTGGCGTGATTTTTTGGGTAACAATGTTTAATACCATTGCCCAGTACCGCAATAGTACCACCTTGTGTGCCAGTCATTTGTAGACTTAACGCACCTAAATGCGCTTGTTTGTCAATGCCTTCTGCCATGCCACTGGTGACCCATAAGCCTTCGTGCGCCAAATATTGCGCCATATCAAAGGCGATTTTTTCAGCATGTGGACTTGGTTTGCGGCTACCAACAATCGCCAATTGTGGTTGGCTTAATGCAGATAAATTGCCTTGATAAAATAACAAAGGCGGTGGGTCATAGATGTTTTTTAACTGCGTGGGATATAAAGGGTCATTATCAAACACAACCCCATACTGCCCTTGTGATAGCTCTAATAGCGTATCATGCAAAAATTGGCTGGTTCGACTGGCGCTGATAAACTCAGCAAAGCGTTTGTGATGATTATCATGCAAGCCCAGTGCTTGCCAGTCTGCTAGCTTAGCTTGAATGGCTTGTTCAGCGCTACCAAAACGCGCTACAAGCTTGTTATAAACAGGCACCGATAA is a window encoding:
- the dprA gene encoding DNA-processing protein DprA is translated as MQDYQPNLNPAQQAALLLWHLVNLSVPVYNKLVARFGSAEQAIQAKLADWQALGLHDNHHKRFAEFISASRTSQFLHDTLLELSQGQYGVVFDNDPLYPTQLKNIYDPPPLLFYQGNLSALSQPQLAIVGSRKPSPHAEKIAFDMAQYLAHEGLWVTSGMAEGIDKQAHLGALSLQMTGTQGGTIAVLGNGIKHCYPKNHASLKAHIIASGGCVISELLPDMPSNRYHFPRRNRLVAGLSLATLVVEAAAKSGSLITAREANEQGKQVFAIPSHIDNLNAKGCHQLIREGATLIDHPSQILEDLSIFKSPLVKATEVETAPIVVQAVISSPQLPSESASNTQPLQAPLAMDVAPHLQTLLNQLDWVGQDLDSLVDKTGTDIATLMGWLIELELMGLVMQRGGLYMRCRP